A single Glycine soja cultivar W05 chromosome 14, ASM419377v2, whole genome shotgun sequence DNA region contains:
- the LOC114384560 gene encoding pathogenesis-related protein 5-like has translation MALHLQTILPFTLVLAIILSGQRTCECARVFTIVNYCKETLWPAVTPGENFNGGGFVLKPGQSTVFTAPVSWSGRIWARTGCKFNQNGNGNCQTGSCGTTLKCSASGKTPASLAEFTLAQVDYYDVSLVDGFNVPLFVKPINGKGNCTTAGCDSDLRATCPNELAVKVNGKTVGCRSACDVYNTDEYCCRGNYGNPSTCNPTFYSKKFKEACPTSYSYAYDDPTSIFTCSGTDYVVAFCASRKQQVCSYHSNKLHCSGSLGLKSLTGRWWIVMMITVFSVLSLWIGF, from the exons ATGGCATTGCATCTTCAAACGATCTTACCATTCACTTTGGTTCTAGCAATAATTTTATCAG GGCAAAGAACATGCGAGTGCGCCAGAGTTTTCACCATAGTAAACTACTGCAAGGAGACCCTGTGGCCGGCAGTGACACCGGGAGAAAACTTCAATGGCGGTGGCTTCGTCCTAAAGCCGGGCCAATCCACCGTGTTCACCGCCCCGGTCAGCTGGAGCGGCCGCATTTGGGCTCGAACCGGTTGCAAGTTCAACCAAAACGGAAATGGAAACTGCCAAACCGGTTCATGCGGCACAACCCTAAAATGCTCAGCCTCGGGGAAAACGCCAGCATCACTAGCGGAATTCACTTTAGCACAAGTTGACTACTACGACGTTAGCCTCGTTGATGGCTTCAATGTGCCCCTTTTCGTTAAGCCCATTAACGGAAAGGGAAACTGCACCACTGCTGGGTGTGACTCTGACCTCAGAGCCACTTGCCCCAACGAGCTTGCTGTTAAAGTTAACGGCAAAACCGTCGGGTGTCGTAGTGCTTGTGATGTGTATAACACTGATGAGTATTGCTGCAGAGGGAATTATGGGAATCCCTCTACATGCAATCCCACGTTTTATTCGAAGAAGTTTAAGGAGGCATGTCCAACTTCTTACAGCTATGCTTATGATGATCCAACTAGTATTTTCACTTGTTCTGGGACGGATTATGTGGTAGCCTTCTGTGCTTCCAG GAAACAACAGGTATGCTCTTATCATAGTAACAAGCTTCACTGCAGTGGATCACTAGGGTTGAAATCGCTAACTGGAAGGTGGTGGATCGTGATGATGATAACAGTGTTTTCGGTGCTTAGTTTGTGGATTGGATTCTAG
- the LOC114384074 gene encoding uncharacterized protein LOC114384074, with the protein MTDNKSSFHPALAVSNIRNHIFITLEMENVQYSTWAELLKITAHSHKVLHHIISPTNDKAKVPAIEDEKELWSTLDATVLSWLYATISNDLLHTIIEPDATAMDAWNKLRDIFQDNKHSHEVTLEAEFSNTKMENFPNTSAYCQRLKSLADQLKNVGAPVSESRLVIQLVSGLTSAYRGVGTLIRQCDPLPPFY; encoded by the coding sequence ATGACGGACAACAAGAGTTCTTTTCATCCGGCTCTTGCGGTTTCCAATATACGGAACCATATCTTCATCACTCTTGAAATGGAGAATGTCCAGTACTCTACATGGGCGGAGCTTTTAAAAATTACTGCACATTCTCATAAGGTTCTTCATCACATTATTTCTCCTACCAACGACAAAGCGAAGGTACCTGCGATTGAGGATGAAAAGGAATTATGGTCAACTCTTGATGCTACGGTTCTTTCTTGGCTTTATGCAACCATCTCCAATGACTTGTTGCATACAATTATTGAACCCGATGCCACGGCCATGGATGCTTGGAATAAGTTGAGAGATATTTTCCAAGACAACAAACATTCCCATGAGGTAACTCTTGAGGCCGAATTCTCCAATACTAAGATGGAGAATTTTCCAAATACTTCGGCATATTGTCAACGTCTCAAGTCCCTTGCTGATCAGTTGAAAAATGTTGGAGCACCGGTGTCTGAGAGCCGCCTTGTCATTCAACTTGTTTCGGGTCTCACAAGTGCATATCGAGGTGTAGGGACTTTAATTCGGCAATGTGATCCTCTACCTCCATTTTATTAG